In the genome of Vicia villosa cultivar HV-30 ecotype Madison, WI linkage group LG7, Vvil1.0, whole genome shotgun sequence, one region contains:
- the LOC131619099 gene encoding uncharacterized protein LOC131619099 — MARKRIPCGPFEKFNEVLSLCWKIDVPFKIKTFGWRFFVNRLPFKDLLSVRGIVLPPDNLRCVFCGIDPENRDHSFLKYKGVEVVWRDISSWIGKPWRVMDEECKACFMDWYSFCKKKKVKVNKLGVVWITTMWILWISRNGICFRNEVWDVNNTLWKIKSLLWKWSFFGEITHPISSFYEFNKDPLLFLS, encoded by the coding sequence ATGGCTAGGAAGCGTATACCGTGTGGGCCTTTTGAGAAGTTCAATGAAGTTTTATCTTTATGTTGGAAGATAGatgttcctttcaaaatcaagacGTTTGGTTGGAGGTTTTTTGTGAATAGACTTCCTTTCAAGGATTTACTATCGGTTAGAGGTATAGTGTTACCACCGGATAATTTAAGGTGTGTTTTTTGCGGTATTGATCCGGAAAATCGCGATCACTCTTTTTTGAAATATAAAGGTGTGGAGGTGGTGTGGAGAGATATCTCTTCTTGGATTGGGAAGCCTTGGAGGGTAATGGATGAAGAGTGCAAAGCTTGTTTCATGGATTGGTATTCtttttgtaaaaagaaaaaagtgaaagtgAACAAATTAGGTGTAGTGTGGATAACTACTATGTGGATTCTTTGGATTAGTAGGAACGGtatatgctttcggaacgaagtTTGGGATGTGAATAATACATTGTGGAAGATTAAATCTTTGTTGTGGAAATGGTCTTTTTTTGGAGAAATTACTCACCCCATTAGTAGCTTTTACGAGTTTAACAAGGATCCGTTGTTATTCCTATCGTAA